Proteins from one Camelina sativa cultivar DH55 chromosome 8, Cs, whole genome shotgun sequence genomic window:
- the LOC104709593 gene encoding far upstream element-binding protein 2, translating into MAEEEVVTIPATPVDLKRKLDEVEPEQHAGLINGSNGDISDESKPASDSSQAKRAKLQDDETPDGLDNGKTQENGSSVEVKEEEELQEPKEEETEGPSVHKDENQESLPPVEEVQDPINAEESEKNKTCGVDQPAVETTIEECNGSESQKEVDESSKELNEKVIGEEENKELGGDNSQKEVDVTQSTTRRIDVPSSKVGILIGKGGETIRHLQFNSGAKIQILRDSEADPNSALRPVEIIGTVVCIENAEKLISAVIAEAEAGGSPALVARRHPATHAIGIPEQIEIKVPNDKVGLIIGRGGETIKNMQTRSGARIQLIPQHAEGDGEKERTVRISGDKRQIDIATDMIKEVMYQDARPSPYAGGCNQPPYRPRGPGGPPQWGSRGPYAPHSMPYDYHNRGPYSSQGSHYNSPGYGGYPPQHMPPRGGYNAGWDQRPPPSGPYDYYGRQGAQTSGPVPPPDHAPSPALGAATPSGDVPYQGATPAAAAPLYGSTTTNMAPQQQYGYTSSGGPVQQQAYPSYSSAPSDGYNNGTQTPATGPAYQQQSVQPTSSTHDQPGAQQAGAAGYGGQVAPTSGYSSYPSSQPAYGTAQAQNSGNYGYNTSSQDPNYGYGAAPGSQTAYSQAATTQAGYEQQPATQPAGYVTAPGSTQVNQYDASQVYAAPR; encoded by the exons ATGGCGGAGGAAGAGGTTGTTACTATCCCTGCGACACCGGTCGATCTGAAACGCAAGCTCGACGAGGTTGAGCCTGAGCAACATGCCGGCTTGATTAATGGCTCTAACGGAGATATATCAGATGAGAGCAAACCAGCTTCTGATTCTTCTCAGGCTAAGCGAGCCAAGCTCCAAGATGATGAAACTCCAGatggtttag ATAATGGGAAAACGCAAGAAAATGGTTCTTCAGTGgaggttaaagaagaagaagagcttcaagaACCTAAGGAAGAGGAAACTGAGGGACCAAGTGTACACAAGGATGAGAATCAAGAATCTTTACCTCCTGTTGAGGAAGTTCAAGATCCCATTAATGCTGAAGAGTCTGAAAAAAATAAGACTTGTGGTGTAGATCAGCCAGCAGTTGAAACTACTATAGAAGAATGTAATGGTAGTGAATCTCAGAAAGAGGTTGATGAAAGTAGTAAGGAATTGAATGAGAAGGtaattggtgaagaagaaaataaggaaTTGGGTGGTGATAATTCTCAGAAGGAGGTTGATGTTACTCAGTCCACGACTCGTAGGATTGATGTCCCAAGTTCAAAG GTAGGTATACTGATTGGTAAAGGCGGGGAGACTATACGGCATCTTCAGTTTAACTCGGGTgccaaaatccaaattttgaGGGATTCAGAAGCTGATCCGAACTCTGCGCTAAGACCAGTTGAGATCATTGGAACTGTTGTATGCATTGAAAATGCTGAGAAGCTTATCAGTGCAGTCATAGCAGAG GCCGAAGCAGGAGGTTCACCTGCCCTAGTTGCGAGGCGTCATCCTGCCACTCATGCTATAGGGATTCCAGAACAGATAGAGATTAAAGTTCCGAATGATAAG GTTGGTCTTATTATTGGCCGAGGTGGGGAGACAATCAAAAACATGCAGACAAGGTCTGGAGCACGCATTCAG TTAATACCTCAACATGCGGAAGGTGATGGTGAGAAGGAGAGGACTGTCCGTATTTCTGGAGATAAGAGGCAGATTGACATAGCAACCGACATGATAAAAGAAGTTATGTATCAG GATGCAAGGCCGTCACCCTATGCTGGTGGTTGTAATCAGCCTCCCTACCGACCCCGAGGGCCTGGTGGTCCACCTCAATGGGGTTCACGAGGTCCTTATGCTCCCCACTCAATGCCCTACGATTACCACAACCGTGGACCGTATTCATCTCAAGGTTCACATTACAATTCTCCCGGTTACGGTGGTTATCCTCCACAGCATATGCCCCCTAGAGGTGGATATAATGCTGGCTGGGACCAAAGACCTCCACCTTCTGGTCCTTACGATTATTATGGTAGACAAGGAGCTCAAACCTCTGGTCCAGTTCCACCTCCTGACCATGCACCTTCTCCTGCCTTGGGTG CGGCAACTCCTTCCGGTGATGTTCCTTACCAAGGTGCAActccagcagcagcagcaccgTTATATGGCAGTACCACTACCAACATGGCTCCACAACAACAATATGGTTACACGTCAAGTGGTGGGCCAGTGCAACAGCAAGCATACCCTTCCTATAGCTCGGCTCCATCTGACGGTTACAACAATGGTACACAAACACCTGCAACTGGTCCAGCTTACCAGCAACAAAGTGTTCAGCCAACTTCTTCCACTCATGACCAGCCTGGTGCACAGCAGGCTGGAGCAGCTGGATATGGTGGGCAAGTAGCTCCAACCAGTGGGTACAGTTCATATCCATCCTCACAGCCTGCTTATGGTACTGCTCAGGCCCAAAACAGTGGAAACTATGGTTACAACACAAGCTCTCAAGATCCTAACTACGGATATGGTGCAGCACCGGGAAGCCAAACAGCTTATTCACAAGCAGCAACTACTCAAGCAGGATATGAGCAACAGCCTGCAACTCAACCTGCTGGGTATGTGACTGCTCCAGGGAGCACACAAGTGAATCAGTACGATGCAAGCCAGGTTTACGCAGCTCCACGTTAA
- the LOC104709595 gene encoding glutathione S-transferase T3-like: MAEKVDYLTLFNEYESDINQVRDQSYATEQKMVMLENVVSEIRKENRFRNLTDLLVVGVMAIFACLLVTPSQFYSHLKSYPFSSILDSVIFNLIPSLLYSLLHMDSTNPFYQSSSYLNLLNSQEEGGLNDNFHWESYPPSGQSSQPSPHSSQPSPHSSQPSPHSSQETPKERKERKTWTPADDEVLISAWLNTSKDPIVANQQKGGSFWSRIQKYYCDTPHARNGGEQMLVTHCKQRWHKINDHTNKFCAAFAAAERQNSSGHSENDIMKNAHDIYFAAHNKRFNLEHCWFRLRFEQKFLSLNTINTTPAQPATKRKQAGEGSQSSSCSVEESEKRPEGIKAAKAKRNNAQSTNVKTLAEYKSMWDVKKEELAEKEKLQKLAILDTLLAKKEPLSASEEIIMNKIVSQYF, from the exons ATGGCTGAGAAGGTAGATTACTTAACCTTGTTCAATGAATATGAATCAGACATCAATCAGGTTAGAGATCAGAGTTACGCAACTGAACAGAAGATGGTTATGTTAGAGAATGTAGTTTCTGAGATACGTAAGGAAAATAGGTTTAGAAATTTAACTGATTTGCTGGTTGTTGGTGTAATGGCTATTTTCGCATGTCTTCTAG TAACCCCTTCTCAGTTCTACTCGCATCTTAAATCTTATCCCTTCTCTTCTATACTCGATTCTGTTATCTTTAATCTTattccttctcttctctactcGCTTCTTCATATGGATTCTACGAATCCCTTCTatcagtcttcttcttacttaaaCCTGCTTAACAGTCAAGAAGAAGGTGGTTTAAATGATAACTTTCATTGGGAAAGTTATCCACCTTCTGGACAGAGCTCACAACCTTCTCCTCACAGCTCCCAACCTTCTCCTCACAGCTCCCAACCTTCTCCTCACAGCTCGCAAGAAACACCAAAAGAGCGCAAGGAGAGAAAGACATGGACACCTGCTGATGATGAAGTCTTGATCTCCGCATGGCTCAACACTTCAAAAGATCCCATCgttgcaaatcaacaaaagggaGGAAGCTTCTGGAGCAGGATTCAAAAATACTATTGTGACACTCCTCACGCTAGAAACGGTGGGGAACAGATGCTGGTGACACATTGCAAGCAGCGTTGGCACAAGATAAATGACCATACTAACAAGTTCTGTGCCGCATTCGCAGCTGCGGAGAGACAGAACAGCTCTGGTCATTCTGAAAATGATATCATGAAGAATGCACATGATATCTACTTCGCTGCCCATAACAAGAGATTCAACCTTGAACATTGTTGGTTTCGTTTAAGGTTTGAGCAGAAATTTCTATCCCTTAACACTATTAACACGACCCCAGCTCAGCCTgcaacaaagaggaaacaagCTGGTGAAGGTTCGCAGTCATCAAGCTGCAGTGTTGAGGAGTCTGAGAAGAGGCCAGAAGGGATCAAGGCTGCCAAGGCGAAGAGGAACAATGCTCAGTCCACAAACGTGAAGACTCTTGCTGAGTATAAGAGCATGTGGGATGTCAAGAAAGAGGAATTAGCTGAAAAGGAGAAACTACAGAAGCTGGCCATCCTAGACACTCTCCTAGCCAAAAAAGAACCCTTGAGTGCGAGTGAAGAAATCATCATGAACAAGATAGTGTCCCAGTATTTCTGA